The following is a genomic window from Tursiops truncatus isolate mTurTru1 chromosome 7, mTurTru1.mat.Y, whole genome shotgun sequence.
TTCTAATTCTTTGATAACTTGagtaagaaaataactttatttgcTTGAAATGTTATTTTTGGTGAATATTGctgaaagtaaattaaaattctctGCTTGTGGCAAAATTTTTATAAGCGATACAAGTTTAGATTGAGCTTTGTGGAAAATTAAGTTTTTTAGTATATCAATGATTTTTATTGCAAACTTTTTATACATATacctttttctattttgtgagGACAGAGAAGGAATATAGTGCAATTCCTGTTTTCAAGAAGTATTCTGCTAAGTATAACTCTAGCATTCATGAAATAATAGGAAAACACTAGGTAATCAAATGATAGAATGTCCAATAGGCTGTACATCCTAAAGGAACttagaaaaagagacaaatgaaaGATAAAGCATTCCAGGAAGACATCATGGTAGGGATATGTGGTAGGCAAAATAATGCCCTCCCAAATATATCCACATCCCCATGCCCAGAACCTGTATTTTAGGTTACATGTTGTAGGGGGATTAAGGTTGCATATGAAATTCAGGTTGCTAATCACctgaccttaaaataaggagGTTATCTTGGATTGCCTGGGCTCAGTGTATAATCACAAGAGTTCTTAAAAGTGGGAGAGGGCAGCAAAGAAGAGAGTCAAAGGGATATGTGAATATGgaagaaaggcacagagagatgctGCATTGcttgctttgaagatggaggaaagtgCCACAAGCTAAGctaaggaatgtgggcagcctctagaagaaAGGGCAAAGAAACAGATCTCTATAGCCTCCAAAAAGAAATGCCATTCTGTGGACCCCTTGATTTTAAACCCAttgagacccatgtcagacttctgacgTACAAAACCGTAAGATAATAAAGTGTtgtttaagctgctaaatttgttgtaatttgtttCAGTAGCAACAGGAAGCTAATATGGGGTGAGATTTAAGATGGGCCTTGTCATATCTGCATAGTTCCCAGGAAATCTTGGCCAGAATTTTTCAccaaaaacaatcaaaataattggattttttcttgtatgttttggtgttttgcaTTTTTAGGTGTACCAAATGTATAGAATATCACTTATGCCAGAATTGTTTTGATAGCTGCTGCCATCTTTCTCACTCATTTACATTTCGTGAGGTACAGTATCCATCTTGAATTTCGTATAGTGTTTGTATTTTCCTATTGTAAATCTAAGTAAAATCTAAGAATAGGTAACTCTCTGGAATAGAGCTGACTGTGTTTGAATAAAAACCAAAGACCATAATTTTTGGAGAACTCTTTTTCATAAGGATTTATAAGCAATCAATTCTTACATTGGTAATTTATAAAATCCAACACAATAACAAATATGTAATGATATCACACATAAATCTTAAGGACAGAAATTACAGCCATCAAGcttgaaaattcattttaaaaaaagatctcaaCACTACAAAATGACTTATAATGCTACTGACAAccatttacagttttaaaatttcttacatCATGGAATTTTATTGCTATCCTTTGAATCTAACAAGTAAATAAGTATCTCCTGATGTTGAATAATAATGCTACCTTCTATTTACTACACAAGATAAAACATCCACAATTACCATTATTGattaatagataaatatttttaccttaaaaagtAACTGTTATAGTAGCTGTGCAACAGTATATTAGACTCACTAATAATTTGCAAATTCTTTAATGTGTTAAAAAgctatcttttaaaatgattagtctttatttacattattatgtTATTGATACACAGCCTACTGATTTAATGCACAAGATAAAAGCTTCCACAATTTACAAAGTAACATTCACCTTTTACCTATTACAGAAGAGAAATCAAAAATGGAGATCGTTGGAAAAAAGATCAGATGAAActgtaaaatatatagatattaaaGATGAGATAGAAAAGATGCCACATTTTCAAGAAAAGCAAGGGTGAGATTCTCAgtgaaatttatatttcttaggatatttaaacaatttttcagTTCAGAtaagttttattcatttctttattcaataaatatgtattgagtacttATGATATATACTAGGTGACATAGTATTCAAGTGAAGAGCAAGCCTCTGGAGTCAGAATGCTTAAATCCAATCCTAGTACAACCATAAGTTGGCTATGCAACTTTTGGGCTAGTTACTTCACATCTCCTTGccacatttttatctttaaaatggggataattataaaACCAGTCTCATAGTAATGTTGTGCATATGAGATGAATTAATACACAcagtaaatattcaaataatgctgtctattattattattaattctacCAGAGATTGTACTAGGTATTAGGGATATCTAGTTTCCTCAGCAATTAAGTGATcatctaaataaatgtaaaattaaaactgatacatgttatgtaaagaaaaaatacaggGAGCTTTGAGATTTGCTTTGAAGTAAATGACCTCTATGGGAAGGaagtctttctttccttattgccCTCTATTCCACCCCCAGGGAAGGAGAGTGCTAAGGGGATTGGTTGTATTTCAAAACCCTGACTAGTGGACAGTCGTCCAGACCTTTTGCCATACTTCGtatcaattaaagaaaattaaacgcACCGTGTATAATTAACATATTAGGTacactataaaatatatacaaagctcATTTTAATAGGATGggataaaattgaaatattttttaaaggaccatTTCAATGAATTAACCAAACAAAAATTGTGcttgtttatacatatatatgtgtgtatatatgtatttctatcCCACATATAtatagtagatagatagatagatttctATCCAACCCAGTGGATATCTAGCCCATGCCCTGTGGATGCTCCACACACTTCAGAGACCACAACTCTTGTGGAGCATAAAATGCTTTGTGGGTATGAAAGGAGCCTATACAAAGTCTCTCCATCTCCATTTCCCTTGGCCCTGGCTGGGTATCACACTTCAACCTATTAGAATGATAAATTGTATAACTAATTGTTTAGGAGATATTGTAGGGGGGGACAAGAGAATATTAGGGGTAGAAGgacattctaggcagagaaaatagaataaataaaaggagagagtttcaagattttttttaaaaagtgattaacaACCTGAAATAATAGAAACACGCAGATTTTTTTTAGTTGACAATTAAATGACCTTGGTAAAAGCAATTTTTGTAGCATTATGACAGTTTATCTGAAGAGTAATGAGAAGTATAAAGTTGTCTAAAGAATATATTTGAACTTTATTCTGAATGACTTTTGAATAATAGGAATGCATCTAACCTTTTAaccaagattttgtttttaaatatttgttttacgTGTTTTATCAGTTGCTAGTGGCATCAAATTTACATTGTGTAATCTTAGTTATGTTTGTTGGTACTTTTGGTACAAAAATGGGGTTTGTATCTTTAGAGTTCATTAACATGGTCTAACAATACAGAAGTAATAAGCATATAccccaagtgaaataagtctccTCATAGATTATGACCTACCGGTTTATAATAGTAGCTGGAATATTTAATATGGTTTACCACACATCTTACTTCCTACCAGATGACAGAGTAAATTGGGTTGTATTTTTCTAAACACAAGCCTGTGTGTTGGCTCAGTCTGAAATAATTTGAGTATATGGTTCTCAAAATTATGTTCTGGTTTCATTGATGCTAAAAAGTGCAAATAATTTGAGTATATGGTTCATTGATGTTAAAAAGTGCAAATAATTTGAGTATATCGTTCTCAAAATTATGTTCTGGTTTCACTGATGTTAAAAAGTGCAAGTCAAAAAAATTCAggttagtatttttatttgaaatgactAAATTAAATTTTGTTCCTTATGAAGTTGATGTTGAAGTTGGATCCATCTTGTTCAAGATCAATACAATAGATTTTGTAACTTTATAATGTACGAGATTTATTATCTTCAGTTCTAGAAAGCACTGGgttcatttgcattatttatttgGAGGTTATTACCTGTACTATTGATTACTTCCTTATCTACGATCACATATGACCATTCATGTCTCTCTGTTTATTCTCATTTAGCCAAGTTTACACACCAAAACACGTGGTAAGGTCACTGCCTCTCTTACTGATCACAAAAAATAGTAAGCTGCTTGCTCCAGGCTACCAGTGTCGACTTTGTTTGAAGGCATTTTGTCCTGGTCAGCATACAAGATTGCTACCATGTACTCACAAGGTAGAAGTCACATCATTTTAGTTTGACTTTCCCTGTAGGGCCAGTTTTCACAAATGAAGTGGCAATTTAAGtctctccttttactttttagTTGAATTATGAGCAGAGATGTTCAAATTGAACAGTGTGTGCAGAAAGCTAGAGCAGAGACTATTGAGAAGGCAGCTCTGCCCCCCAAGGATGGATTCCTATTAATTAGGATTCATTTCTGTATAAACTATTGAGGAAAGATAAAATGGCACTTTAAGTTAGATTCTTTTATCTACTTTAGTTACCTGTAAAAGGAAAAGGCTTATAGAATACtaactttttaatgttatttttatgattttttagaTGAAACAGAAATGCTTAATTTGacatagtttattattatttcaaatgaaCTTACTGGAATCAGTCTAAAGTTGCTGAATCACTATGTAGTGGTAACCAGGTTTTTTCTGAGATAAagttgttttaataaataaacttttatagcTTTAGAGTCACCCTTACTTAAAATGACTgataatttgttttcttccctaGAAGGTGATTTGTCACACTATGTCTTACCATCATCATATCAATTTTCAACTCTAGTTGGCTATgatgtttttattaataattttcattcattAGAAAGCAACAGTGAAATTAATGGCTTGAATAAGTAGTGAgtttttaatgaaattgaaaaaatgaCATCCATAGAaggcttttcattttaatgtggAAAATGAAGATCAGTCTCTAACCAATTACATTTTTAAGAgaacttcaaaatatttccataaaaCTTGATGAATTTTATTACCTTCCAATATTATGAAACAGTGttaaaagtaacacaataatgaaaGTGGGGAAATTTTACATAGATAGTATACATTATAAACAAGATAATATATCTCTGATTAacttataacttttttttaagtttcataggAAATGTATTGACAGTTGGTTACTCCACAAGTGCAATTCATGCCCTGTTGATGGACAAGTTATATATAACCCTTTAATCTGGAAAGATAGAGCAGTGAATGGACATGCACATCAATCTGTTTCAAACACAAACatcattcatctgtcaaaacAGGAAGAACCAGAACTTTTTATTCCTGGTACTGGATTAGTATTAAAACAAAATGGACTTGGAATTTTACCTATCATACCTCAGCGTAATTCTGAAAAGTTGAATGCACCTCAAAGTCCAATAGATACTTATCAGAATATAACAATAGATGATCTGTATTCTGTCAAAGTAGATGATTCAAATTCAAGAAAATCAATCTATGAATATAAAATTAGCCAACATTTCCCCAGCTATCTCCAAGATTTACCCACTGGAtcctttggaaaaatatcatCTCAAACGTTTTTTCCTTCTATTGATCACAAGAATATTATATATCCAACTGGAGCGGAAAAGCCATGTATCAGTAAAAAACACCATGCCAGTCAAAGCcagaagataaacaaagactGTAAACGTGTTAACCACAATTCAAAGAAGACTCTTGGTAATAAAGTAAGAGAGGACAACACGAGACCAAATACTTTGCTTCCAGAAGATTTAAATCTTATTGTCAATTGGGGTACAGCTAAGCTTAGTTTGTCTAAGAGGTATAATAAGTGTATGGGGAAAATTAGACCAAAATGTAATGATTTATCCAGGAGGCCTATATCTCACCCTTTAAGTACAAAAAGTACTGAGCTATCTTTAATATTGGAAGGAGTTcagttataaaaatgtattttattaaaatcagaaaatatttgaatattgaacataaaatttttttttgtagaacaTAAAAATACTATATACTCTTGACAAATATTCTCTGTTGTTATTTTGCCTACTTGTCTATGAATAATGACCTACAGCTAAAGGAAATGGCCTCATTCCTTATAAGACTTAAAGAATTAGGTATCTTAATGAGTATGTTCAGTATGTtatgaattataaataatttttagaactTTCACATATGACTTTACactaattaaaataattgtttttaattaaggaaaTAGATTTTCCATGCCCTGAGTCactattttcaaacatttcacTTGATGACATGTAACATACAGGGATTCTTTCCaggtatttttacattttcttgcaCTAATAATCACCACAAACCTATAGGAAAATCCAGatggtggttttcttttttactttattccttAAAGGAGGTTTCTTGtataggaaatgaaataaaatatccttACAATGCTATGAGCTATGCCACATTTATAGTGgttttactgggtttttttttttccatcaagaaaTATATAAGTACTACCAAATTCCcccttttattgaagtatagttgatttataatattgtgttagtttcagatgtacagcatagtgattcaatatttttgcagattatattccagaATAGGTTGTTATAAGATaatgagtataattccctgtgctattccattatagattattacaagataatgggtataactCCCAAGTataaccttgttgcttatctattttatatataataatttgtatttgttaatcccacatccctaatttgtccctccctgcttcctccccactTTGGTCaccacagtttgttttctatatctgtgagtctgtttctattttgtatatatattcattttattagtttttagattccacatataagtgatatcatgtagtatttctcttctctgtctaacttatttcactaagcataatattctctaggtccatccacattgctacaaatggcagtatttcattcttttttatggctgagtaatattgcattatatatatatatgtatatatatatatatatatatatatacatatatatacagacacacacacacacacacacacacacacacacacacacacacataccacctcttatccagtcatctgttgatgggcacttagactgcttccatgtcttagctattgtacatagtgctagTCTGAACATTGGgaagcatgtatcttttcaaattagtgttttaattttttctggatatatacctaggagtgggattgctggatcgtatggtagttctatttttagttttttaaggaatcccttccatagtggcagcaccaatttacattccaccaagtgtacaagtgttcccttttctccacatcctctccaacatttgttgtttgtagattttttgatgacagccattctgaaaggtctgaggtgatacctaattgtgattttgatttgtatttctctaataattagcaatgttgagcatcttttcatgtgcctgttatccatccgtatgtcttctttggaaaaaaatgtctattcaagtcttctgcagATTTTCTGATTGGATTATTGTTTtgttgatactgagttgtatgagctgtttacatatttggatattaaccccttgttagtcatatcatttgcaaatattttctcccattccttaggttgtcttttcgttcaGTCAGTAGTTTtctttgccatgcaaaagcttttaagtttagttgggtcacatttgtttgtttgttcttggcTTTTTTGGATTGatgaattgaattttattttgttggagTAAAAAACTTTCCTTTGAGAGCATTTGCTTTTTGTTCAACATGTATTTGtcaagttttcttttaatgtaagATGTTGGAGTaaaaggacttgagctcacctccttccatgaaaacaacaaaatcacaactaactgctgaacaaccaccAATAAAAATGACTGGAACCTGCCAGAAAAGAtgttctacatccaaagacaaagaagaagctaCAACGAGACAGTAGGAGAGGCCCAtttgcaataaaatcaaatcccatacctgctaGGTGGGCAAcgcacaaactggaaaataattgtattgcagaggttctcccacaggagtaagagttctgagccccacatcaggctccccagcctgggtgtCTGGCattggaaggaggaggagaatcCTGAGCATTGGGCTTTGAAGGCAAGTGGGGCTTGATCACAggaactccacaggactgggggaaacagaaactccatgCTTGGAGTGTGCACACAAGGACTtgtgtgcactgggacccagagaaaaagcagtgacttcataggatCCTGGGCCAGACCCACCTGCTgctcttggagggtctcctggggaggcagggacagctatggctcactgtggggacaaggacactggtggtggaGGTACCAGGGAGTACACTTTGGCGTGAGCTCTCCTGGGGGCCACGATTTTGACActaagacctggccccacccaatagcctgtaggctccagtgctgggacacttcaggccaaacaaccaatagggtGGGAAAAGAGCCCCACCcttcagcagacaggctgcctaaaatcttcCTGAGTCC
Proteins encoded in this region:
- the ZSWIM2 gene encoding E3 ubiquitin-protein ligase ZSWIM2, which codes for MLRGGCKASERRRHFSDRLNWQQDQALSSSIYLLREMGPTSFLLREEEPENRDFRVSLGNPHVCNCSIFLKGGELCKHICWVLLKKFRLPRNHESALQLGLVEREISDLLRGIHRVQTPQQGRNNENAQIEEDGYIKQKEISSDDICSICQEVLLEKKVPVTFCRFGCGNSVHIKCMKILANYQDKVSHTSMLKCPLCRKDFAPLKLILEEFKNSSKLVATAEKERLDKHLGIPCNNCRQFPVEGKCYKCTKCIEYHLCQNCFDSCCHLSHSFTFREKRNQKWRSLEKRSDETVKYIDIKDEIEKMPHFQEKQGQVYTPKHVVRSLPLLLITKNSKLLAPGYQCRLCLKAFCPGQHTRLLPCTHKFHRKCIDSWLLHKCNSCPVDGQVIYNPLIWKDRAVNGHAHQSVSNTNIIHLSKQEEPELFIPGTGLVLKQNGLGILPIIPQRNSEKLNAPQSPIDTYQNITIDDLYSVKVDDSNSRKSIYEYKISQHFPSYLQDLPTGSFGKISSQTFFPSIDHKNIIYPTGAEKPCISKKHHASQSQKINKDCKRVNHNSKKTLGNKVREDNTRPNTLLPEDLNLIVNWGTAKLSLSKRYNKCMGKIRPKCNDLSRRPISHPLSTKSTELSLILEGVQL